A genomic region of Glycine max cultivar Williams 82 chromosome 15, Glycine_max_v4.0, whole genome shotgun sequence contains the following coding sequences:
- the LOC100813688 gene encoding ethylene-responsive transcription factor ERF017, whose translation MVKSKSVEKPAEEQQRGGVSAYRGVRKRKWGKYVSEIRLPNSRQRIWLGSYDSAEKAARAFDAAMFCLRGSGANFNFPSDRPNIAGGRNMTPSQIQIAAARFANSEPRKECSGKPVESLTSIEETTSFPVNSDTDTSSPLSVVTIQNDTEVATGSFPGIFSGFGSGNFVPEFSDFPSFDDFGHDFFVHELPGFDYGEENLDGLIIQDSFLWNF comes from the coding sequence ATGGTGAAGTCGAAGAGCGTGGAGAAACCTGCGGAGGAACAACAACGAGGTGGTGTTTCAGCGTACAGAGGAGTACGGAAGAGGAAGTGGGGGAAGTACGTGTCGGAAATTAGGCTGCCCAACAGCCGTCAAAGGATTTGGTTGGGTTCCTACGACAGCGCCGAAAAGGCGGCGCGTGCATTCGACGCGGCCATGTTCTGCTTACGTGGCAGCGGTGCCAACTTTAATTTCCCGAGCGACCGGCCCAACATCGCTGGCGGGAGGAACATGACGCCCTCGCAGATTCAGATCGCCGCGGCGCGTTTCGCCAATTCGGAGCCCCGAAAGGAGTGTTCGGGTAAACCCGTGGAGTCTTTGACTTCGATTGAGGAAACGACGTCGTTTCCAGTAAATTCGGATACGGATACATCTTCTCCTCTATCAGTAGTGACGATCCAAAACGACACCGAAGTAGCAACCGGGTCGTTTCCGGGTATATTTTCGGGTTTCGGGTCGGGTAATTTCGTCCCCGAATTCTCCGATTTTCCGAGCTTCGATGATTTCGGCCACGATTTCTTCGTGCATGAGCTTCCGGGTTTCGATTACGGAGAAGAGAACTTGGATGGGTTGATAATTCAGGACTCGTTCCTGTGGAATTTCTAA
- the LOC102666258 gene encoding protein PECTIC ARABINOGALACTAN SYNTHESIS-RELATED yields the protein MNMPAPTLQRGLCSFFTDDSRVLPHNSRISLAFTLLLLLVGLVSLFTIFNNLNAPYLCKNDGIVLHCPYVKESPSLWENPFSSTTSWKPCAERQDGVLPGVIPSLFYSEENSGSRLPSAQSYCRVTGNSLAKGE from the exons ATGAATATGCCAGCACCAACTTTACAAAG aGGCCTGTGCTCCTTCTTCACCGACGACTCTAGGGTTTTGCCTCACAACTCCAGGATCTCTCTTGCTTTCACATTACTTCTTCTTCTCGTTGGTTTAGTCTCCCTTTTCACCATCTTCAATAATCTC AATGCGCCTTACTTGTGTAAAAACGATGGGATTGTTCTTCACTGCCCGTAT gttaaagaATCACCATCACTTTGGGAAAATCCTTTCTCTTCCACAACATCTTGGAAGCCCTGTGCTGAGCGCCAGGATGGTGTTTTACcag GTGTCATACCTTCTTTGTTTTATTCAGAGGAAAATAGTGGTTCACGACTTCCTTCAGCACAATCCTATTGTAGAG TTACAGGCAATTCATTGGCTAAAGGGGAGTAA